In Verrucomicrobiota bacterium, the following proteins share a genomic window:
- a CDS encoding ABC transporter permease, which produces MALPLKYNVRNVLVRWRATLATILGVALVVSVYVLVLSLAVGLEKSSQNTGDPRNMLIVRKGSTAESASQITREQYRQLVYLPQIARDTNGEPLISADVIVLLCLPRQDGSEANVLLRGVSPMGRELRPQVALAAGRWFVRGQREVVVSRRMAARFANFKPGEQFVTGGKTLTVVGWLDGGNSAFDSEVWMDADEARAIFDRENYSSALARVASPAEGLSLSNRVDTDKRLSLRAMGEADYYSKQTMTAMPIKILGNFLATIMSVGAVFAAMNTMYASVGSRTREIGTLRVLGFRRRTVLLSFLIEGALLSLIGGILGCLLALPMHGYTTATIGLETFSETVFQFRITPGLVAQGLIFSVIVGVVGSLLPAMRAARLPVIAALKTV; this is translated from the coding sequence ATGGCGCTCCCGCTCAAATACAACGTCCGGAATGTGCTGGTGCGCTGGCGCGCCACGCTGGCAACGATTCTCGGTGTGGCGCTGGTGGTGTCCGTGTACGTGCTGGTGTTGTCCTTGGCGGTCGGCCTGGAAAAATCCAGCCAGAACACCGGGGATCCGCGCAATATGCTGATCGTGCGCAAGGGGTCCACCGCCGAATCGGCCAGCCAGATTACCCGCGAACAGTACCGGCAGTTGGTCTATCTACCCCAGATCGCGCGCGACACGAATGGCGAACCGCTGATTTCCGCCGATGTCATCGTGCTGCTCTGCCTGCCGCGTCAGGATGGGAGCGAAGCCAACGTGCTGTTGCGCGGCGTCTCGCCGATGGGCCGGGAACTGCGTCCGCAGGTGGCGCTGGCCGCCGGTCGCTGGTTTGTTCGCGGCCAGCGGGAGGTGGTGGTTAGCCGGCGCATGGCGGCGCGGTTTGCCAACTTTAAGCCCGGCGAGCAATTCGTCACGGGCGGCAAAACGCTCACGGTGGTTGGCTGGCTGGACGGCGGCAACAGCGCGTTTGACTCCGAGGTGTGGATGGACGCGGATGAGGCCCGCGCGATCTTCGACCGGGAAAACTATTCGAGCGCGCTGGCGCGGGTGGCATCGCCAGCCGAGGGGCTATCGCTAAGCAACCGGGTGGATACGGACAAGCGCCTTTCCCTGCGCGCAATGGGGGAGGCGGACTATTACAGCAAGCAAACCATGACGGCGATGCCCATCAAGATTCTGGGCAATTTTTTAGCCACCATCATGTCGGTCGGGGCCGTCTTTGCCGCCATGAACACCATGTATGCGAGCGTCGGCTCGCGCACCCGCGAGATTGGCACGTTGCGGGTGCTGGGTTTCCGTCGGCGGACCGTGCTGTTGAGTTTTTTGATCGAGGGAGCGCTGCTGTCCTTGATCGGTGGCATCCTGGGCTGCCTGCTGGCCCTGCCGATGCATGGCTACACCACCGCCACCATCGGCTTGGAAACCTTCAGCGAGACGGTGTTCCAGTTCCGGATTACGCCCGGGCTGGTGGCGCAAGGGCTGATTTTTTCCGTGATTGTTGGCGTGGTTGGGAGTTTACTACCCGCCATGCGCGCCGCCCGGCTGCCGGTCATCGCGGCGCTGAAGACCGTATGA